The following proteins are encoded in a genomic region of Micropterus dolomieu isolate WLL.071019.BEF.003 ecotype Adirondacks linkage group LG04, ASM2129224v1, whole genome shotgun sequence:
- the lias gene encoding lipoyl synthase, mitochondrial, with the protein MALFKQSCCVAGRFSTNHLWLSPRCIPHVYISSLTTVAESSPDRAYRKKELLSDNGPDLQDFISGELSEKSKWAEYRGNLKREKGERLRLPPWLKTEIPIGKNYNKLKNTLRELNLHTVCEEARCPNIGECWGGGEYATATATIMLMGDTCTRGCRFCSVKTARRPPPLDPDEPYNTAKAIAAWGLDYVVLTSVDRDDIADGGAEHFAKTVSNLKERDPEMLVECLTPDFRGDLAAVEKIALSGLDVYAHNVETVRELQRHVRDPRANFDQSLSVLKHAKKVKPTVLTKTSIMLGLGETEQQILNTLTELREAGVDCLTLGQYMQPTKRHLKVEEYVTPERFAYWEKVGNDMGFVYTASGPLVRSSYKAGEFFLKNLLNKKKATVTE; encoded by the exons ATGGCGCTTTTCAAACAAAGTTGTTGTGTAGCTGGCCGTTTCTCTACAAACCATCTATGGCTGAGTCCCAGATGCATCCCACAT GTTTACATCAGCAGTCTGACAACTGTGGCGGAGTCCTCCCCAGACCGGGCTTACAGAAAGAAGGAGCTTCTGAGTGATAACGGGCCTGATCTACAAGACTTCATTTCAGGTGAACTGTCGGAGAAAAGCAAGTGGGCAGAGTACAGAGGCAAcctgaagagagagaagggggagag gCTGCGGCTTCCTCCATGGCTGAAGACAGAGATCCCCATTGGAAAAAACTACAACAAGCTGAAGAACACACTGAGAGAACTCAACCTGCACACG GTGTGCGAGGAGGCCAGGTGTCCTAACATTGGGGAGTGTTGGGGTGGAGGAGAGTACGCCACAGCCACAGCCACCATTATG CTGATGGGGGACACATGTACCCGTGGGTGCAGGTTCTGCTCTGTAAAGACGGCCCGTCGGCCCCCACCCCTGGACCCAGACGAGCCCTACAACACAGCCAAGGCCATCGCTGCCTGGGGGCTGGACTACGTGGTTCTCACCTCAGTTGACAGAGATG ATATTGCAGATGGAGGGGCAGAGCACTTTGCAAAGACTGTCTCTAACCTGAAGGAACG GGACCCTGAGATGCTGGTTGAATGTCTGACCCCTGATTTTCGTGGTGACCTGGCAGCAGTGGAGAAAATCGCCCTGTCGGGGTTAGATGTGTATGCCCACAATGTGGAGACTGTGCGAGAGCTGCAACG GCACGTGCGTGACCCCAGAGCAAACTTTGACCAGTCTCTGAGCGTCCTGAAGCACGCCAAAAAGGTCAAACCCACTGTGCTCACCAAGACGTCCATCATGCTGGGACTCGGGGAGACCGAACAACAGATACTCAACACCTTGActg AGCTGCGAGAGGCAGGAGTGGACTGTCTAACGCTGGGTCAGTACATGCAGCCCACTAAACGCCACCTAAAG GTGGAAGAATACGTCACTCCAGAGAGGTTTGCCTATTGGGAGAAAGTTGGGAATGATATGGGTTTCGTTTACACAGCCAGCGGACCACTGGTGCGATCCTCCTACAAAGCGG GCGAGTTCTTCCTGAAGAATCTGCTGAACAAGAAAAAAGCCACTGTAACAGAATGA
- the ugdh gene encoding UDP-glucose 6-dehydrogenase — protein sequence MFQIKKICCIGAGYVGGPTCSVIAHMCPEITVTVVDVNESRIKAWNSATLPIYEPGLKEVVESCRGTNLFFSTDIDSAIRDADLVFISVNTPTKTYGMGKGRAADLKFIEACARRIVEVSDGYKIVTEKSTVPVRAAESIRRIFDANTKPSLNLQVLSNPEFLAEGTAVRDLKEPDRVLIGGDETAEGQRAIRALCAVYEHWVPKARIITTNTWSSELSKLAANAFLAQRISSINSISALCEATGADVEEVAKAIGMDQRIGSKFLKASVGFGGSCFQKDVLNLVYLCEALNLPEVASYWQQVIDMNEYQRRRFACRIIDCLFNTVTGKKIALLGFSFKKDTGDTRESSSIYISKYLMDEGAKLFIYDPKVLKEQIIHDLSQPSISEDNPERVSELVTVTSDPYEACQSAHALVICTEWDMFKELDYEKIYKKMLKPAFIFDGRRVLDHLHPHLQNIGFQIETIGKKVAATRIPYTPAAACPRITASEPPPKKAKV from the exons ATGTTTCAGATTAAGAAGATCTGTTGCATAGGTGCTGGTTATGTCGGAGGCCCAACATGTAGTGTCATTGCCCACATGTGTCCAGAGATCACAGTGACTGTCGTGGACGTCAACGAGTCCCGCATCAAAGCCTGGAACTCGGCCACTCTGCCCATATATGAG CCGGGCCTGAAAGAGGTGGTTGAATCATGCAGAGGGacaaatttgtttttctctacAGACATAGACTCAGCTATCAGGGACGCAGACCTCGTCTTTATCTCT GTGAACACCCCAACCAAGACGTATGGGATGGGTAAGGGTCGTGCGGCTGACCTCAAGTTCATTGAGGCGTGTGCTCGGCGGATCGTGGAGGTGTCTGACGGCTACAAGATTGTTACAGAGAAGAGCACAGTCCCAGTTCGAGCTGCTGAGAGCATTAGACGGATATTTGATGCCAACACCAAGCCTAGCCTCAACCTGCAA GTGCTGTCCAACCCAGAGTTCCTTGCGGAAGGAACAGCAGTGCGGGACCTGAAGGAGCCAGACCGCGTCCTGATTGGTGGGGACGAAACAGCAGAAGGCCAAAGGGCAATCAGAGCGCTGTGTGCCGTGTATGAACACTGGGTCCCCAAAGCACGTATCATCACCACCAACACGTGGTCGTCCGAGCTGTCCAAACTG GCAGCCAATGCATTCCTGGCACAGCGAATCAGCAGCATCAACAGTATCAGCGCTCTGTGCGAGGCCACTGGCGCCGACGTGGAAGAGGTTGCCAAGGCAATCGGTATGGACCAAAGAATAGGCAGCAAGTTTCTCAAAGCCAGCGTAG GTTTTGGTGGAAGCTGTTTCCAGAAGGACGTGCTGAATTTGGTGTACCTGTGCGAGGCCCTCAACCTGCCTGAGGTAGCCTCCTACTGGCAGCAG GTGATAGACATGAATGAGTACCAAAGGCGGCGGTTTGCCTGCAGGATTATTGACTGCCTCTTTAACACGGTCACTGGTAAAAAGATCGCTCTGCTGGGCTTCTCCTTCAAAAAAGACACAGGTGACACAag GGAGTCGTCCAGTATCTACATCTCTAAATATCTGATGGATGAGGGAGCCAAGCTGTTCATCTACGACCCCAAAGTTCTTAAAGAACAAATCATTCATGACCTCTCCCAGCCCAGCATTTCAGAGGACAACCCAGAAAGAG TGTCGGAGCTGGTGACTGTGACCTCAGACCCTTATGAGGCCTGCCAGAGTGCACATGCGTTGGTCATCTGCACTGAGTGGGACATGTTTAAG GAACTGGACTATGAGAAGATTTACAAGAAGATGCTGAAGCCGGCCTTTATATTCGATGGTCGCAGAGTGCTGGACCACCTCCACCCACACCTCCAGAACATCGGCTTCCAG ATCGAGACCATCGGTAAGAAAGTGGCAGCAACACGAATCCCCTACACACCGGCGGCTGCTTGTCCTCGCATCACTGCCAGTGAACCTCCACCCAAGAAAGCCAAAGTCTAA
- the rpl9 gene encoding 60S ribosomal protein L9, with protein sequence MKTILSSQTVDIPDNVEVRLKGRTVTVKGPRGKLVREFNHINLELSLLGKKQKKLRVDKWWGNRKELATVRTICSHVQNMIKGVTLGFRYKMRSVYAHFPINVVIQESGTLVEIRNFLGEKYIRRVRMRTGVNCAVSAAQKDELVLEGNDIELVSNSAALIQQATTVKNKDIRKFLDGIYVSEKGTVVESDQ encoded by the exons ATGAAGACCATTCTCAGCAGTCAGACTGTCGACATCCCCGACAATG TCGAGGTGAGGTTGAAGGGGCGGACGGTGACGGTCAAGGGGCCCCGTGGAAAACTCGTCAGGGAGTTCAACCACATCAACCTGGAGCTCAGCCTGCTGGGCAAGAAACAGAAGAAG CTTCGTGTGGATAAATGGTGGGGAAACAGGAAGGAGCTGGCCACAGTCCGCACCATCTGTAGCCACGTCCAGAACATGATCAAGGGAGTCACTTTG GGTTTCCGATACAAAATGCGTTCTGTGTACGCCCATTTCCCCATCAACGTCGTCATTCAGGAGAGTGGAACTCTGGTGGAGATCAGGAACTTCCTGGGAGAGAAATACATCCGCCGTGTGCGAATGAGGACTG GTGTGAATTGTGCAGTCTCAGCCGCCCAGAAGGACGAGCTGGTGTTGGAGGGTAACGACATTGAGCTGGTGTCAAACTCAG CTGCTCTGATCCAACAGGCCACCACAGTCAAAAATAAGGATATTAGAAAGTTCTTGGACGGTATTTACGTGTCCGAGAAGGGAACAGTAGTGGAATCCGATCAGTAA